GAAGACCCAACGGTCCGTTGCCGAGTACGAGTGCACTCTCAGGCTCCCACTCGAACGCAGACCGAGCGGCGAGCGCGTGTTCCAACGCCTTCTCTGAGTTCGAGATTGGCTCGACGAGGAAGCCGTACTCCGCGAACGAGTCGGGAACTGAGACGAGGAATTCCGGTGAACTAGTGAAGAACTCGGACATGTAGCCGTGTGCTCCGACGATGCCGCGTTCGACGTACTGACCGTCAGGAGCCATATCCGGCTCACCACGCTCGAAGTACTTGTTCGTCTCCGGCGGTCGACGAACCGTCGGTACGACGAGTTCGCCCGCTTTGAGCGCAGTGCCGTTGGCGTCTTCGACGACGGCGACGGCCTCGTGGCCGAGAATCTGGTAGTCATCTCCTGACGGGAATCCACCGTGGTTGTTCTGTATCACTTCGTGGTCGGTTCCGTCGATACCGACACGGAGTGTCCGAAGCAGTGCTTCGCCCGCTTCGGGCGTCGGGCGAGGAACATTGGCGAGGGTTGGGCGCGATTCGCCACGCCTAATGACGACTGCTCTCATTCGACGATTCCTCCGCTCGACACTGGAATGAGTCGTGAATCTACGCGCGCTGAATAGGATTTGGCGGGTACTGACATGAAATGAGCTTCCGCGCAGACAGAGATAAACGCTCCGACGACAGTCGAATGTGAGACGAACTCACCGGCCGAACGCGCCGTCAGGGAGCGACAACCGACCATTACTCGCGTAGTGTCCGTTCGTCGGTTTCAGCAGTGTGTTTCTTATCAGATCAGCGCGGACCCTCTGTTGGAAGCTCCGTCATGGAATACGAAACCACAATCTACGAGGAATGGGATGTCCCGCGCGTCATCAACGCTGCGGGCACAAAAACACGAATTGGTGGGAGTCGCATCCGACCAGAGGCAGTTGAGGCGATGAGCCGGGCTTCGGAGTCGTTCGTCCGCCTTTCGGATCTACAAGTCCGTGCAGGTGAACTCATCTCCGAAGTGACCGGTGCGGAGAGCGGCTACGTTGCTAGCGGCGCGGCGGCCTGCATGACGCTCGCGGCAGCGGCTGCCATCGCTGGGGACGACCTCGGAACGATGGCCCGTCTTCCCGACACAGAGAACGTTCCGAACGAGATCGTAATGGCTCGGACACACCGAAATGGCTACGATCACGCGTTTCGCGCGGCAGGCGCGCGCATCGTCGATGTCGGGAATAACGACGTCTCGCTCGGCACGGGATCGAACAGCACCGAGCCGTGGGAGATCGCTGATGCCATCAACGAAAAAACTGTCGCGGTCGGCTATATGGAGAAAGTGTACAGCACGCCACCGCTAGAGACGGTCGTCGATATCGCTCACGAGCATGATGTTCCGGTCATCGTTGACGCTGCGGCCGAAGTACCCCCACGCGAGAATCTCTCGGCGTTCGTCGATGCGGGCGCGGACATGGTCGTCTTCAGCGGTGGAAAAGCCATCCGTGGACCGCAGACGACCGGCATTCTCGCAGCCAAACGCGAATACGTTCGATCGGCCGCGCTCCAACACCTCGACATGCACGTTGCCGAAGCGGTCTGGGAACCGCCGGAAGAACTGTTCAACAAAGAACAGCTCGCAGGTGTTCCACGACAGGGTATCGGTCGTCCGCTGAAAGTCGGGAAAGAAGAACTCGCTGGCCTCATTGCGGCGCTCGAATCGTTCGTGGCGGAAGATCAGCGCGCGTTGAACGCAGAATGGGAGGAACGCGTCGAGCTTGTTGCTGATGGTCTCTCGGGAGTTACTGGTGTGTCAACGACGAAACGAGCGGGTGGGAAGCTGATGGTCGCACCCGAACTCTTTATCGAAATTGATTCTGACAACGCTGCGCTCGATGCCATCGAGCTCGTTGGTTCGCTCCGAACAGAAACACCCCGCATTTTTGTCGGCTCAGACGATCTCCCAGACGCGTTCACGATCAATCCGATGTGTCTTACCGACGAAGAAGCAGCGTACGTGATCGAACGGCTCCAAAGCCATCTCACAGACAGCTGATAGCTATTGTTATTTGGAGCACTGCTGTATCAGTGCGGTTGATCGACAGGAAAAACAGATGGCTCCTCGGTAGCGTCGGACTGAGGAGAAACACTCGTGCAGTCGTACCAATGCACTGAGCGAGTTGCACAGATATTCGTCGCAGACATCATGAATTGACCATGTCCATCATCACTACCAGATCCGTGAACTTGATCGATGTGGCCCAAAATGTCCGAGAGGTTCACTTTCGGGAAAGAAATCAATGCTTCATAGCACGAGGCAAAGCCAGCTCAAAAACGGATTACAGCAGATCAGGGGCACAACGGCTATATGAGTGGATCGCATCTGCCCGGTGAGATGGTCCGACCGGCAATTCAGCTGCACACGCTTCGCACACTCGATGAACCGCTGACCCAAACGCTCCACCGCGTCGCTGATACGATATACGAAGGAGTAGAGTTCGCTGGACTCGGCGACGAATCGCCCTCGACCATTGCTACCACGCTTGAGAGCACTGGTCTCGACCCCGTCGGTGCGCACGTTGGACTCGACGCGCTGGAGACCGACTACGAGTCGACGATCGCTGCCTACGAGGCACTTGGGTGTGAACGGATTGTCGTCCCGTCGTACGGTGCAGACGAGTTCTCCTCTGACACAATCTCCGAGGCCGCGGATCGACTCTCGGTGCTCACTGACCGCCTCGCTGACGATGGATTCGAGACCTTGTATCACAACCACGCCTACGAGTTCAGTAGATACGACGATACCATCGCTTACGACGCGCTCGTTACTCAGACAGATGACCGACTCGGACTGGAGTTCGATACCGGACTCGCGCGCTACGGCGGTGTCGATCCGAGCACGTATCTCGAACGCTACGCCGACCGTTGTTCGCTCGTTCACCTGACAGACACAATTCCTGAGAGCGATGCCACGCTTCACGTGGATCTCGGCGAGGGAGTCGTCGCCCTCGATGCATGCGTTGATGCAGCAGCCGACGCCGACTGGCTCATACACGAAAACGGACTGACGTCGAATCCATCGGCAACACTCGAATCGAGCGCAACCTGCATCGAGACGTTGCTCAACACCGTCTGAATCATTTTCGAACTCGAACTGCGGTAGAATGATACGTAAGATAATAGATGGCGATGACGTGGGTATAGTGTTCGGAGGCAAATACTTATCAGAGAGGCAGCAAACATAGCCGTATGCGACGCATCGTCATCGTAGGGCGGAAGACGGCGGTGCAAGCCCACGCGGAACGGTACGCCTGTTTCGACGACGCGACCATCACTGGCGTCGTAGAACACGATGATGAAGTCGATATCGACGCGCCGAGCTATGATTCGCTGGCAACTGCGCTTGATGCTCACGAAGTCGATGCGGTAGATATCTGTGGACCGGGAGCTGCCTCCACCGATGCTCTTGACACCGCACTCGCGGCAGGAATACCAGTTCGTTGCGATCCACCGTTCGCACTCGATGAGCAGAGATTCGACCGACTCGTCTCGCGGGCGTCGAATACGAGCGGATGGTTGATGGCCCACTCTCCGCACCGATTCTCTCGGCTCTATGAACGGCTCCGATCGAGCGTCGAGACGGGCGGCATCGGAGCGATTGGTGTTGCACGGATCAAACGAACCGCACCGTTCGACGGTCCTGGGTGGAACGTCTCGTACACCGGGATCGACACCACCCACGAGAACACGCTCTGTGCGATTCTCGCCCACGATTTCGATGTTCTCGACTGGACGTTCGGCACCGTCGATCGCGTTTTCGTCCGGAAGCGTTCTGCCGGGCGATACGATCACGTACACGCACTTCTCTCGTTTCGCAATGGAGGACGGGCAACCGTCGAGACAACGTGGGATAGCGACGTTACGCCATCTCCCCGGGTCGAAGTCGAGTACAGCGGTAACCACGGACGTGTCGATTTCAGCGAGCGTGACGCATCAACTGCCCTCCGCGGTGAGGAGTGCTCGTTGACGGTCGATCCGCTCGAAGACGACTGTCGCGGTCGGCTCCTCCGGACATTTATCGACCGGCTTCGGGGGGTTGAACGTCCACCATCGGATGTGGCACCCGAGAACGCCTCGCAGATCGCCATCGCTGCTCGCCGTTCCATCGATAAGAGCATTCCAGTTTCCCTTACGGAGGGAGAAACGTGACCGTTCGCATCGGTATCTGCTCAACTGCCCACGTTAACGCTGAGGTGTACGCAGCACTCGTATCACAGCTCCCGGGAGCCGATCTCGTCGGACTCTCAGACGATAAGCCAGAACGTGCACGGCGGCAGGCGAACGCAGTCGGCGTGTCGGTGCTGTCACACCGCGAGCTACTACGTCGGGTCGACGGTGTGGTTATCTGTTCACCGACAGCCGTTCACGACGAGTTGATCACCCTCGCTCTTGACCACGACGTCGCTATCCTCTGTGAAAAGCCGCTTGCAACTGCACTCTCGGAGGCGAAAACGATCCGTGAGCGGTGCGTACGCAGTGACCTCGTTACCGGAATGGCGATGCCGATCCGCTGTAGTCGACCGATGCGACGCCTCAAGGAACGCTACGAATCGGGGGATCTCGGCGATCTCGTCGCCGTTTCAGGGATCAATCGGGGCCGAATGCCCGGCGGCTGGTTCGTTGATCCCGATCTGGCAGGTGGAGGAGCCGTAGCCGACCACACCGATCATATTGTTGATGTGGTCCGCTGGCTCACTGGCGAAGAAATCCGTGAAGTGTACGCCGAAACGGCCACCCAGTTTTACGATATCCCGGTCGAGGACGTGAACCTGCTGTCGATGGAACTGACCGGTGGCGCATCCTTCCTCCTCGACGGCTCGTGGAGCACTCCACAAGCAAATCCGTTTTGGGGAGACGCAGCGGTCGAACTCATCGGAACGGAAAAGACGCTATCAGCTGATTGCTTCGGCCATCAGTTCAGACATACTCGAGACACGGGACACGGTAAGCCCGTTGAATCTGTTTACTGGGGTGCTGACCCGAACAACGCGCTGTTGCGCGACTTTGTCGAGTCGATACTGACCGGCCGCGAGCCAGTGACACCAGTCGAAGATGCCGTCCGAACCGTCGCCGTGATAGCAGCTGCGTACGAATCAGTCGAACGAGGCGAACCCGTCGAAGTTACGTACTGACCGCCGATTCGGCTGCCGTCGTGTCCACTCTGTCTTTTTTTGAGGAATCAGCCTCAGCTCGTCCGAGCGGTCGTTCCGTCCAGTTCGACTGGCTCGCCCCGTTTCGCGGATTCGAAGGCCGCTTCGACCACGGCAATGTCGTTGACGGCGTCGGATCCCGTCTTCAGCGGCTGGCGATTTTGTACAACGGCTTCGATGAAATCCTCGATAAGACCTTCATCCGGGTTCGACCCCCAGTACAGCGACCGGATGCCCGGTTCGTTGGTATCTCGCGTCTGCTTTATTTTCTGGTCGAAGCAGTCGATGGAGATCACACCCTCGGTACCAACGAGGCGGAGCGTCGCATCGCCCCAAAAGTCCCACTCCTCAGGCCTGCTCCACGAGCCATCGAGAACGAACTCCGTTCCGTCGGTCAGTTCCATCGACAGCAGGTTCACGTCCTCGACCGGGATGTCGTGGAATCGTGTATCAGTTTCGGCGTACACCTCGCGGATTTCTTCGCCAGTGAGCCAGCGAACCACGTCGACAATGTGTACCGAATGATCCGTGACTGCACCACCGCCCGCGAGGTCGGGGTCGACAAACCAGCCACCGGGCATCTTCCCACGGTTCGTCCCGCTGAGGAAGTGGAGTTCGCCGAGCGCACCATTCTCTACCGCTGTCCTTGCGTTCCGGACCGGTTGGGTGAACCGAAGGGGCATCGCCACACCGAGGTGGATATCTGCTTTACTGGCACTGTCAACCATTTTCTGTGCCTGAGCGACGGTCGGAGCCAGCGGCTTCTCACAGAGGACATCGACACCAGCGGCCGCTGCACGATCGACCCACGCGGCGTGAGCAGCGTTCTCCGAACAGACGATGACTGCATCAACCGCGGCGAGGAGTTCGTCCGGCGCACGAAAGTCGACGCCGTATTCGTCAGCTTTCGCGCGGGCGTCGTCGATCCGGTCGCCGGTCTCCGTGACGCCGACAAACTCGACAGCAGTGAGCTCAGTTAGGCAGGCGGCATACGAGTTCGCGTGGAGATGCGCGGTCGAACAAATACCGATGCGGACCGTCACGCGCCCACCTCCGTCGGAGAGACGGGCTCTCCGCGCTCGCTGGACTCGATGGCCGCGAGCGCGATTCTGACTGCCTGACGGGCATCGTCGGGCGTAATATCGGGGTCATGTCCGGTCTCCGCACACTCGATGAAGTGTTCGAGCTCCGTCGTGTAGGGGCTTTTCACGAGCGGGCTGGTGGGAGCGTTCGTTCCTTCAGCACCACCAGAGACGCGGACAGCAGATTCGTCTCGTGAATCGAACTCCAGCATTCCTTCGTCGCCAGCGAATTCGTAACTGGTCGTGAACGGCGTCCCCTCCGGGTATCCCCACGACGCCTCGACGTGACCGACGGTTCCGTCTGCAAACCGCAGTACGACCGAGGAGTGCTGGTTGAGGTGACCATCGTCCCACTCAGCCGTGCGGGCGAATACGTGGTCAACCTCGCCAACGAGCCAGCGGAGATAATCGAAATCGTGAATTGCCATGTCGAGCAGCACGCCTCCGCTCTGTTCTTTGTCACTGAACCATGAATTGCTGGCATATCGCGGCGGAGCGGAGAACCGTTCGGTGCGAACTGTTCCGAGGGAGCCAATCTCACCAGCATTGATTCGTCGCCTCGCCTCGACGTATTCGGGGAAATATCGCACCACGTGACCGGTCATGAAGGTGATTCCGGCGTCGTTCACCGCATCGACGATGGCGTCGGTTCCCTCGGCAGTCCGTGAGAGTGGTTTCTCACAAAACGCGTCAAGACCACGTTCTGCGGCCGCTACGACGAGCGGTCGGTGTGTCGGTGTCGGCGTACAGATATCGACGGCCGTCACGTCGGCCTCGTCCATCATTGTCTTTGCATCGTCATAGAGATCGGCATGCGGTGCATGCGCTTTGGCAAACGACGATCGGTCGTCCCCGAACGACGCGACCGCCACCACCTCGGCGTCAGCGATCTGCTGGTAGCTGGTAGCATGCGTCGTGGCCATGAAGCCACTCCCCACTAATCCAATTCGTTGCATCACCACCACGTTGTGGAACTGGTACTATTAAACCTTCTGCAGTGATGGGTCGTTCTTAAATATTCGACCACGTGGTGCGAGTGGTTCCAGCAGCGACGCCAACACCAGCAAAGCGGTCGCTTTCGTCGAACACCGAGAGGATAACCGACGGATCTTCGAGTAAACGGTGACGGAGGTGACTCCCGCGAGCGCGCCCGCCACCGGTCCGAGTGATATCGAGTACTTCGAGGAACTCCCACTCGCGCAGGAGATCGTGGACACGACGCTTCGAGAGCGCTTCCAAGCCAGTGTCAGCGCAGACATCTTCGTAGGCAGCGTACACGTCGGGCGTTTTGAACGTCCGCGTCTTCTCGACAAGTGCTAACGAGACGACCGCAAGTAGCGTCGCTTTCTGCTGTATCGTCGCGCCCGCAAATAGCGCCCGGAACCGATCTCGTTCGGCAAGCGTGGTTGCGTCTCGAACGTGCTCAACGGTAAGCGCATCCGATCCGTCACTCGAAGCGAGTTCCCCAGCGTGTCGCAGCAGATTGATCGCCTTTCGTGCGTCGCCGTGTTCCTCTGCTGCGAGTGATGCACACTCAGACACCACGTCCTCAGAGAGCACATCAGCACCGAATGCAGCCGTGCGGTTGTTGAGGATCGCGTGAAGATCCTCACGGTTATACGGCGTAAAGACGATTTCACGCTCTTGAAGGCTGCTCTTGACGCGTTCTCGAAGCTGACTCCTGTATTTGATCTTGTTGCTAATACCGACGAGACCGACAGAACAGCGATCAATTTTCCCAGCCTCCGTTGCGCGTGATAATTGCAATAGGATGTCGTCGTCTTCGAGACAGTCGACCTCATCCAAGACGGTGAGCACAACGTCGAACCGTGTATCGAGAACGTCCCAGAGTTGTTCGTAATACTGAGAACGCCCGACACCAGTTTCAGGCACGACGAGTCCGGTTTTCTCAGAATCATTCAATCTCCGGACCATCGCTCTGATTGCGCGTGTTTCCGTGTTCTCTTGTGAACAGTCGACAACCACACGACCAACCGAGACGCCGTTTTCGGACGCGGTATCGACGATTTGGTTCGTCGCGTATCCTGCACAGAGCGATTTTCCGGATCCTGTTTTCCCGTACAGAAAGACGTTACTCGGCGTCTCTCCTGTCACAGCGGGATTCAGCGCGCTGGCGAGACGGCGAATTTCCTCATTACGGGCGGCGATGTGCTCTGGCTCTGGAACGTGACCGACATCAAGCAAGAGCTTTTCTGAAAAGATGCTGTCCCGTGCGCTGAACACGTCGTCAAGGGCGTTTGCGTTTTCCCGTCCGTCGTCCCGTGTCATTCGATGACACTATAGCGACGATCCTGATAAACTCGTCGGGCGGCCCACCGAACCGAATTGGTCCGTCACACGGGTCGGTAAGTATTCTAATGCACCGCTCTCCACTCCCCCTCCCCTCGTTTCACCTGTATCTCGTTACAAGCCTACGTCTGTAACGATGGGAGACGCTGTTGAACGGACACGTATCAAAAGCTGTTCGATGTGTGGTGATCACAGACGGTAGAATCAGGACGTACTGAAAAATCGTCAGTCGAGATACGCGGTCGTGTGTTTGTGCAGTGGGACGAATCCTTCAGCGAACTCCACACCGCGTGTCCGACCGAGCGTCCGGGCTTGGGCACGAACACCTTCGATGAGATCGTCGAACTCCGCATCGATGCCGCCGTGTTCTTGGAGCCACTCGACTTGCGATTCGTGGTCACGGATTGCATCCTCCTTTTTCGACTGGTACTCACTAATGTCGACGTACACGTCGGGATCGAACGAGGAAGTCGGCTTGCCGACGTAGTAGATGTTCTGTGGTTCCCACGGTTCGTTCACTGTCTCCACCAGCGGAAGC
The nucleotide sequence above comes from Halocatena marina. Encoded proteins:
- a CDS encoding glucose 1-dehydrogenase, with translation MRAVVIRRGESRPTLANVPRPTPEAGEALLRTLRVGIDGTDHEVIQNNHGGFPSGDDYQILGHEAVAVVEDANGTALKAGELVVPTVRRPPETNKYFERGEPDMAPDGQYVERGIVGAHGYMSEFFTSSPEFLVSVPDSFAEYGFLVEPISNSEKALEHALAARSAFEWEPESALVLGNGPLGLLTLAMLETPSSPFQRTYCLGRRDRPDPTIDIIERLGGTYVDSRETSVEAMADAHEAVDFVYEATGYAKHAFETVDALAPNGVGALLGIPGDWEFEIDGGRLHREMVLQNKMLFGSVNSNVRQFEMAKKRLAAFPDWFVDDIITGVYTPEETDAAFEKNTDGIKTVVAFDTR
- a CDS encoding aminotransferase class V-fold PLP-dependent enzyme, with the translated sequence MEYETTIYEEWDVPRVINAAGTKTRIGGSRIRPEAVEAMSRASESFVRLSDLQVRAGELISEVTGAESGYVASGAAACMTLAAAAAIAGDDLGTMARLPDTENVPNEIVMARTHRNGYDHAFRAAGARIVDVGNNDVSLGTGSNSTEPWEIADAINEKTVAVGYMEKVYSTPPLETVVDIAHEHDVPVIVDAAAEVPPRENLSAFVDAGADMVVFSGGKAIRGPQTTGILAAKREYVRSAALQHLDMHVAEAVWEPPEELFNKEQLAGVPRQGIGRPLKVGKEELAGLIAALESFVAEDQRALNAEWEERVELVADGLSGVTGVSTTKRAGGKLMVAPELFIEIDSDNAALDAIELVGSLRTETPRIFVGSDDLPDAFTINPMCLTDEEAAYVIERLQSHLTDS
- a CDS encoding sugar phosphate isomerase/epimerase — translated: MSGSHLPGEMVRPAIQLHTLRTLDEPLTQTLHRVADTIYEGVEFAGLGDESPSTIATTLESTGLDPVGAHVGLDALETDYESTIAAYEALGCERIVVPSYGADEFSSDTISEAADRLSVLTDRLADDGFETLYHNHAYEFSRYDDTIAYDALVTQTDDRLGLEFDTGLARYGGVDPSTYLERYADRCSLVHLTDTIPESDATLHVDLGEGVVALDACVDAAADADWLIHENGLTSNPSATLESSATCIETLLNTV
- a CDS encoding Gfo/Idh/MocA family protein: MRRIVIVGRKTAVQAHAERYACFDDATITGVVEHDDEVDIDAPSYDSLATALDAHEVDAVDICGPGAASTDALDTALAAGIPVRCDPPFALDEQRFDRLVSRASNTSGWLMAHSPHRFSRLYERLRSSVETGGIGAIGVARIKRTAPFDGPGWNVSYTGIDTTHENTLCAILAHDFDVLDWTFGTVDRVFVRKRSAGRYDHVHALLSFRNGGRATVETTWDSDVTPSPRVEVEYSGNHGRVDFSERDASTALRGEECSLTVDPLEDDCRGRLLRTFIDRLRGVERPPSDVAPENASQIAIAARRSIDKSIPVSLTEGET
- a CDS encoding Gfo/Idh/MocA family protein, whose translation is MTVRIGICSTAHVNAEVYAALVSQLPGADLVGLSDDKPERARRQANAVGVSVLSHRELLRRVDGVVICSPTAVHDELITLALDHDVAILCEKPLATALSEAKTIRERCVRSDLVTGMAMPIRCSRPMRRLKERYESGDLGDLVAVSGINRGRMPGGWFVDPDLAGGGAVADHTDHIVDVVRWLTGEEIREVYAETATQFYDIPVEDVNLLSMELTGGASFLLDGSWSTPQANPFWGDAAVELIGTEKTLSADCFGHQFRHTRDTGHGKPVESVYWGADPNNALLRDFVESILTGREPVTPVEDAVRTVAVIAAAYESVERGEPVEVTY
- a CDS encoding Gfo/Idh/MocA family protein, with the protein product MTVRIGICSTAHLHANSYAACLTELTAVEFVGVTETGDRIDDARAKADEYGVDFRAPDELLAAVDAVIVCSENAAHAAWVDRAAAAGVDVLCEKPLAPTVAQAQKMVDSASKADIHLGVAMPLRFTQPVRNARTAVENGALGELHFLSGTNRGKMPGGWFVDPDLAGGGAVTDHSVHIVDVVRWLTGEEIREVYAETDTRFHDIPVEDVNLLSMELTDGTEFVLDGSWSRPEEWDFWGDATLRLVGTEGVISIDCFDQKIKQTRDTNEPGIRSLYWGSNPDEGLIEDFIEAVVQNRQPLKTGSDAVNDIAVVEAAFESAKRGEPVELDGTTARTS
- a CDS encoding Gfo/Idh/MocA family protein; translated protein: MQRIGLVGSGFMATTHATSYQQIADAEVVAVASFGDDRSSFAKAHAPHADLYDDAKTMMDEADVTAVDICTPTPTHRPLVVAAAERGLDAFCEKPLSRTAEGTDAIVDAVNDAGITFMTGHVVRYFPEYVEARRRINAGEIGSLGTVRTERFSAPPRYASNSWFSDKEQSGGVLLDMAIHDFDYLRWLVGEVDHVFARTAEWDDGHLNQHSSVVLRFADGTVGHVEASWGYPEGTPFTTSYEFAGDEGMLEFDSRDESAVRVSGGAEGTNAPTSPLVKSPYTTELEHFIECAETGHDPDITPDDARQAVRIALAAIESSERGEPVSPTEVGA
- a CDS encoding Cdc6/Cdc18 family protein; translated protein: MTRDDGRENANALDDVFSARDSIFSEKLLLDVGHVPEPEHIAARNEEIRRLASALNPAVTGETPSNVFLYGKTGSGKSLCAGYATNQIVDTASENGVSVGRVVVDCSQENTETRAIRAMVRRLNDSEKTGLVVPETGVGRSQYYEQLWDVLDTRFDVVLTVLDEVDCLEDDDILLQLSRATEAGKIDRCSVGLVGISNKIKYRSQLRERVKSSLQEREIVFTPYNREDLHAILNNRTAAFGADVLSEDVVSECASLAAEEHGDARKAINLLRHAGELASSDGSDALTVEHVRDATTLAERDRFRALFAGATIQQKATLLAVVSLALVEKTRTFKTPDVYAAYEDVCADTGLEALSKRRVHDLLREWEFLEVLDITRTGGGRARGSHLRHRLLEDPSVILSVFDESDRFAGVGVAAGTTRTTWSNI